Part of the Lolium rigidum isolate FL_2022 chromosome 6, APGP_CSIRO_Lrig_0.1, whole genome shotgun sequence genome, TCTTCATGGGCTTAATGTGGGCTAATTTGTCTGTTACTAGGCTTAACACTTAAGAATAAAGTGACTATACGTAGGAGAACCTATACCTAGTCTGAACTGGTGAACCCCGGAGCATGGAATAGAATATTGAACAGAGCACTATAAGAATGGTGGACCATTCAATAATGCTATACTATCAGGCTTCTCATACAAGGGGAGGGGCGCAGGTTGTGATTTCTTTGGATAAACGGTATTGTCACATATTTGCAAAGTAAATGCTTGTGGTATACTTTCAGAGGAAAACAAAATTATATACAGCACACATCAATATTCATATTCACCAGCTCACCTATTGACTTCATTGATGTTGAATCTATAACCCAATCCTGAATAGTCATATTCAGTTTATTTAGTTGGATATTTGATCTTTTGCGGGAGTATCCTGCCAATTCTTGTAAATGCTTTGCATACTATGTTTATGTTAGCAATATCTGCAAGTTGTTTCAATGAATTTGGATACTAAGTTGGCATATGAGTAATGTCATTATAGGATTCTCAAATTTGGTTTTCTATATCAGGATGTATGCCACTTAGTGTATAATTTGTCTTGAATAATTATATAGCTTTAAAATTGCGTGGTACTCAATAAGTTGTTTATTTTTTGGAACCATTGGAAGAATAAGAGTAAAATTGGTGGCTGGGTTTGATGTGGACATGAGACTAGTGAGTATGGTCCGGTATGATAAGTTGTGGCTAAGATCTCACTTTGAGGGGAAAATAGTTTGGACGAGTTTAACCTTTTACTACTTGTGACTAACAAGGGTTTGACAGATTTTGATTCTGACCTTAAATCTTTCATTCTCTGGTGCTGGCGATTGATGTTGTGTGATGCAAGGTTATTAGATGTAAAGCCATATAGAAGTGTTGAGATTGATAATTAGGTAGTGCTCTTTTTCAACTAGAGAACAGAGAGATAACACAGTAAACACCTGCTCCTAAGTAGTCTGCTAGCCAATCTGTTTTTGCAAGCTGTTTGTTTTTTATGTAGAAATTAGCTGTTTAGAAATATTACCCGAGATCTGTCAAATGCTTTATGCATATTATTGAACCAACGCAATTAAAATGTTATGCTGTTTATTATGTAGGTTAGTCTTGGTGCTCCCTTCATTTCTGCATAACTCTTGTTTGAATCTTATTGTTCTGACTAATGGGCGAAAATAACTTTTAAGCTGGTTTTGTGTTCCTTGAATTAGAACAGTTATTGATCCTTATATGTCTTTCGAAATCTTCATACTTGTGCTATTAATTTTGTGGTCACTAAATCTGCAAGTTTGACTTTACAGGTGACAGCAGAATTATAATATTCTTTCCTATAGGTGTCTTAACATGAGCTGGTCTAATTTCTCAGGTAGCATCACCACCAAGGAGCTTGGAACCGTGATGCGTTCCCTTGGCCAGAACCCAACCGAGGCTGAGCTGCAGGACATGATCAATGAGGTGGATGCTGATGGCAATGGCACCATCGACTTCCCAGAGTTCCTGAACCTGATGGCCCGCAAGATGAAGGACACCGACTCAGAGGAGGAGCTGAAGGAGGCGTTTCGTGTTTTTGACAAGGACCAGAACGGTTTCATCTCTGCAGCTGAGCTTCGCCAGGTGATGACCAACCTCGGGGAGAAGCTCTccgaggaggaggtcgaggagatgGTTCGCGAGGCCGACGTCGATGGCGACGGCCAGATCAACTACGACGAGTTCGTCAAGGTCATGATGGCCAAGTG contains:
- the LOC124660644 gene encoding calmodulin-3-like; translated protein: MADQLSEEQIGEFKEAFSLFDKDGDGSITTKELGTVMRSLGQNPTEAELQDMINEVDADGNGTIDFPEFLNLMARKMKDTDSEEELKEAFRVFDKDQNGFISAAELRQVMTNLGEKLSEEEVEEMVREADVDGDGQINYDEFVKVMMAKRRKQRIEERRAPAKKKNVTAAKSGQKCTIL